Part of the Xiphophorus couchianus chromosome 2, X_couchianus-1.0, whole genome shotgun sequence genome, gttgcgCGTATGAAAAGAAAGCGTCCATCCTTCGGTAAATTAGTAACAAGGtgatttctgctttttccacccagaaaaaaacaaacaaaaacaagagccAGTGTTGAAACAAAAGCATCatagatttctgtttttcagacatACATTATGCACAGAggataaaaacattaacaacgATTGAGTCTGTTTGAAATATTCCTCTGTTCAGGTCGGGAAGGTGAAGAGGATGCGTCTCAGCTCTTAGTGTGTGAAAAATGACCCATTTGGAGAGGAAACCACTGAGTTCGTAACACCACCTGCAGAGGATGGGACGTAACAGTCATCCGTGTTGGttcctccagcagggggcgcctcTCGGCGTTCAATCCACTCAGAAAGACATGGGAATAGGGGAAGAAGAGAGATTAGAGGGCTCCCTTGATGTGTTCAGCGCTGTGGGAGGAGCAGTAGTATTTCTTGTGAGCTATAAACGTGGAAAGGCTGCTGAACTTGATGTTGCACAGCCGGCAGAAGCGGGAGTTACCGTTCTGGACCGGAGAGATTACCGCCGTTTTGGGTCCAGCGATGGGATTGGATGCCGTGCTCTCGGGAAGGTGGACGGGCGCCACCTTCTCCCGCAGAGCCTCAGGCACGGGTGAGACAGTCAGAGATGGGGCGCGGGGCGGAGACACGGGGAGGGGTGAGGCAGAAGAAGGCGATCCTCCCCCAACTGACGGGCTGCCGTTCACCTGCGGGGACGCAGGGGAAGCAGCGCCGCTGCAGGTCTGTCCGTTAACGCTGTCTCTGTGGACTCGGGAGGCCATCTTGGTCTGGTTGGTGGGGGTTGTGGCGCCGGTGACCCCATCCCTGGGACTGAGGCTTGGGCTGCGGCTGACCGCCCTGCCGGGCCGCGGCGGGGTCTCCGCCGGAGGCTGAACGGTTAAGACCAGCCCGTGGGTGGTCTTGAAGTGCTCCACCAGGTCGCAGGTGATGGGCCGGTTCGGACAGTATGGGCAGACCGCTAGGGAGGAACTGGCAGCCGCTCCTTTAGCTCCGGCTCCTGGAGTGGCTGCAAGTGTTGCATGCGAGGGAGATGCCGCACCAGAAGCGGGTAAGGCAGAGGGGCGAGGGCTGGGGGAGCCCCCTTGACCCTGGGCGACCCACTCAGCAGGCAAAGCTTTAGCCTCAGCAGGATGAAGGAGGTCCAGCCGCTCCTGTTGGGGTCTGCTCTTAGGGGAAGTGGAGGCCGACCTCTTGAGCCTGTGAAGCTGCTCCAGGGTGTGGGGCTGCAGAGTGGTGGCCGGGCAGTAGTAGGTCTTATGGGCCAGGTAGTTCTCAATGCTGTTGAAGCTGATGCTGCAGGCGGTGCACTTGTGGTAATCGGTTAGAGGAAGCGCCGGGAGAATACCGCCGCCACTGTTGTGCCGAGGAGTCTCCCTCAAACGAGGTCTCTTGCTCAGGTCTATGGGGCCGTCTCCTTCGGGGCTGGAGCCACCCGCACCGCCAGGAGATACTTCCTGCTTTACCACCAAACCCAGAACGGAAGGAGAGGGAGCAGAAGCTGCGGAAGTGGTGGCAGCAGCGGCGGCGTTAGCTAGCGCCTCTGTTCGAGCCATGTGGATCTCGTACATCTTTTTCCTCTTGCGAGTGCGGATGGGCTGAGGAAGGAAGGCCGCGGTGTTGGAGCTCTTGGACATGTGGGTGGCCCGCTGGTTGGATGGGTCATGGCGAGACGCGCAGTAGAACCGTTTGTGAATGGTGTAGTTGTCATGACGGCTGAAGCGGATGTTGCAGGCCTCGCAGAAGGTTTTGTTAGGATCATCTTCCATGTCCTCTGTAGAACCGCTGGCAGGACTTTGACTGCCTTCGCTTGCccttcctcctccaccactttcACCCTCCGAAGAGGACGACACTCCTTCTTTCCCTGCAGGAGTTTCTGTCTTTACCTCAACCAGCCTCTTAGATTCTGCCACTCCAGTTCCTGCAGGAGGCTCAGAGTTCGTTGGAGAGACGGACGCGGCTCTGCTTGATGCTCCGATCTGAGGAGACGAGCTGGGAAGTCCGCCAGAAGCTGCCGGCGCAGAGACTCCGGACCCTGAAGCCGAACTTGGGCCCTCTCCCTGGTGTCTGCTGGAGCAGTAAAGCCTTTTATGTGCATAGTAGTTGTTGATGTTATTGAAGGTGATGTCGCACTCAAAGCAGGTGGCTCCTTTCTGGGGTGGAGTGGCAGTGGATGCAGCTGCAGCCGCGGTAGGTCCGGAGGTGAAGAAGGCGGCCGGGTTGCTCTGAACGACCGCCTGGCCCTGTTTCAGCCGACTGTGGACCATTTCGGACATCTTTGCCAGGATCTCTGATGCCTGTGGCAGGATGGCTGCTTCAGGGTTGAACATGTACTGGGGAAGGAAGATTGATCCTCCTGCAACGCCTGAACTTGTTTCTCCAACATGGGCAGGACTGGAACCAGGAGTGGGACTGGTTGGTTCGGCTTTGACGGTTGGGTTAGGGGGACTCTTTGGAGAGTTTGGTGTTTGACAGGAAGAGTTCATAGTTGGCTCTTCCTTTGTCGTCTTTCGTACTTCTTGATCCGGATCCTCTCCAGCAACACCCTCCTCCTCCCCATCCTCTTTCATCTCCATCTGCTGCTCCTCCGTCTCAGACTCTGACTGCGGCTCCTCCTTTATCTTCAGCTCTGAAGTCTGAGCATCAGGAGAACTGAAGTCTCGAGGCGTTGCTGATCCCCCGTTTGCTCCTGGACTTGATGAATCTGGTTTGGGAACACAAGCTAGTGGTTCCCTCTCATGTGGGGACAGTTGGGGCTGCTCGGCCGACAAGGGGGTGCTCTGGCGAGGAGTGGGGCTCCTTTCAGCTGGGACCCTGACCTCCAGGTGGGTCCGaacatgctgctgcagctgggcGGGTGAGTCAGAGTTATGGCCGCAAACCTGACACTTGAGCACCACACCAGAGTCTCCAGGGCTTAGACCTGTTGATGATAGTAGTGTTAATACAAACCCTaatgacagaaacatgaagtCTTGGTAGCTGCATTTACACTGACcataaaattatacaaaatggcattacaaaataaattggattaatggaaacacgacaattttgcaaaactgcaatggaaacactttttttgcattatgCCAGATTGTATAAAACAGCAACACGTTTATTTGTAGGCATTGGCCTCCTTGGATGATcagcagctggctccaccagagctcacAGCATCGCACAGTCCATCCAAAGTTCATTTGTCATTTAACTGTGTTGAGTCCATAGCCCTTCTGTAAATCTGCTGACTACTATTTCCCCTAAACACTGAGTATATGTAGCCACTCCTAAGTAAATTTGGCTTATCGCTCCAACGCCCAAATGATATGTCAACGTCTCCTCTaatggctgatagatgatgaacGCTACCACCAcagctgaaatatgaatatatgtcatgtaaatgtttacatccatgatttttaatgatatCACGAGAGCAACGCCAGGGTTTCCCCAACAAAACTTGCTAATCCCAGTGGTAGATGCTAAGGCAGTCTGCCAGCGGGCCattgcatttttatgtaaaatttttttttgaagttgacaggaaattggTGCTCACCCCCTCCCAGTTCCATGAATCAATTGTAAAACTAGCTTAATATATCCTTACTATCACCGATACTGGTGTATAAAAACCCTATCTAACATAATCAATGTTTACCCTGCTGGGgaggcaagtaaagcctggcggGCTGCCAGGATTATAATACCCTGGGGGAAACCCTAATTGAAATTatgataaagtattttttccacattatcaGAGATTGGAAaggttttgcacacatttgtaatagaaacagCTAATGATATTTGGACGTACCGGTGGAGAGGGGCAGTTTAGGAAGGCCTGGTCCTGGAGAGTAGACCTCACTGCGAGATCCCGGCTGGCACACCATGTGGCTGGTGACCAGGTGGCTATAGAGGATGTCTCTGGTGGTGGAGACGAAGCCGCAGCCGTGGCAGACGCCGTttagtgtgtctgtgtggaCCTTAAGATGGCGCTCACAGTTCGCTTTAGTGGTGAAGGCTGAAAGGCAGATGAGACAAACGAACGGACGCTCACCTGAGGAAAGAGACGGTAAAGGGAAAGTTAACCTCTTCCAACCGATCCGCCCAACCCTCACGTCAAGAGACGTCTCTCACCACTGTGTGTGCGCATGTGGATCTCCAGAGAGCTGGCGCTGGGGCAGCTTTTGTTGCACTGTGGGAACGGGCAGATGCGCTCGTTGGGGTACGACTCTTTGGGCTTGTCCTGCGGGGGCGAAGAGGCCGCAGCCGGCTGCTTCTGCCGGCTGGCGCAGTAGTACATGAGGTGGGCCTGCAGGTTCCGCTCACTACGGTACCAGATCCCACAGTCTTTGCATGGAAAAATATCCTCTGTTGaccaagaaaaacagaaattcagagagagaaaaggattCGTTACTCAACTTTATTGACGTAAAGTCCATTTGAACTCTATAAATCCAAACCTTAACAATGAACAATGATTCATGATTTCTACAGACATTAATTATGTtctattatgtattttcaatCACCAATAATGACTTCCTACAGTGTGAAACTGCATGAAGTGTCTGTAAGCTTGTTAGAaaaaccagtgttgtatagtaacgaagtaaaaatacttcactactttacttaagtatattttggagtacttcatactttcctcgagtatgaacatttttgatgactttcacttttacttcactatatttccgaacttaattgcgtacttttactccgatacattttcaatgtgtggtttagttactcgttacaaaaaagcgagagagagaaacaaagtgttttgatcccacctactgattagcaagtagcaagtaggctaccgaacaaagtcggtagcctgcttgcctgggcttgttcatcacctccaataggatacacctgtttcgcttctcccattaaacacaaagcaagtctcgcaatcagcagcagccacatggaggaggagacggagaccacaacgactgcaactacgtcggacacggctccaggggaaccaccagctggtgatgagagcccatggccttatttaaacacaatatactctttcgtgggtgttaaagattcgtcgtaccgcatgcagtttatgttattcctgcctgaagatgtggaaattctatcttacaaaaactcccgtccaacttgaagaaacacatcgaggtaacgtcttatgaaatggttataatcctcctgtttcagtaactatagcttggtcactaggcactactgtattgtgaaatcttgaccataaattaactttgtttggcattgtttcagttccacacgtggtgtatttagcttaggcctaatgttgactgtagcaggctacctagactcctctgttcaagggggacagaagccatagcgatagcaatttagactaaatttaacagatataggaaaggcatgcaagttcaaaaccaggtttacagatgccaataagctgcatttccctcccaattcttttttcttttgcataatgaccagttgtgtgcaccacctactgactgtagcattgactgattcactgatttgtgaagtagagtaatcgtaacagctctttttcttcatgttggccgcattttctgtacttgaagggaaaacttaaggcttacaaaaactttgtattttctgtcctggagggtatactaagaagctggttcagttgtaaagcaggttaagttaaccttgtgctataggtaaagcacctaattttcttaactaaacgatgcctgcaggtatatctattagcaggtttaattttgcctgcacttggttaggtacattattttaagtgtatttgacaagtttaccaaaatataaaaaatgtcattcaaactgcatttgccttgttttactttttacttgtacttttcattacattacttgagtacatccatttttacagtaatttccatacttaagtacaagaagtttcagatactttaagactttaactcaagtaacatttcagtcagtgacttggacttttaccaaagtcatattttggagaggtacttatacttttacttgactctgagatttcagtactttatacaacactgagaAAATCCATAGAAGCATCTATTTCTTACAGGGTGacactgccatctagtggccaaTCGAGCATTACAACATAACATGATGTTTTCCATAAATCTTTAAGACTGAAgtgcaaaaagtgaaaaactgaagcactcaacatctgaaaatgtgagtcaaatgttttctattcaatgttgaaaaatctgttaaagTAAGGAGTTTCATTTatgatgacaaaaacaatatttttactttcagacGTTCTGCGTTGCTTTGCTGACATAACAATTTGCTCCAGTCTGTTGTAgtagtatttattattattattattattattatttattataggTAAAGCTGTCTGTATTTTTGAGCTACCAACATGAAACTCAATCAtgttgtatatttaaatacatctAAAGGTTTAGAAATGATTGATGAACAtttgatgaaaatataaaaagttagGTTGAAAACTGGACACATCCatcttttccatccatccatccatccatccatccatccatccattcaaaaaaagccaaaaccaAGGAAAGCTCCTGCAAGTTTGGAAAAAATTATTGATTCATGTtactttaaaagattattttttaaagtagttCTAAAGTTTAGTTCAGAAACTTTTTTGAGGGACTTATGTTCATGTTCTTATCAAGTTAATCTACACCTAACTTAAATACTGCCTCAGTAGGTAGGTAGTGAGGCAATACTCACTGTTGACCACGGCGGTcgccaagatggccgccatgcCGGCCTGCTGGGGAAGCAGCTGGATGTCGGAGCGCAGCGCCGCCGGGTACAGAGGCTCCTCCTTCACCgctggctgcagtggaggagaCAGCTGGGCCGccagggaggaagaggaggaggaa contains:
- the zfpm1 gene encoding zinc finger protein ZFPM1, with translation MSRRKQSKPRQIKRSHGDLDGGEENTADTPSLSGEEGGASDPEDSAEGDSCSPPSYTALYNEESGMQDSGGGPDDDEGEGEEPAAMQSGSEEEEAVEEEDEVLQWRGPDELQLSDEDGGSSVVAVRDLQPDTVWGPVPGILQSDGSTENSALTLLCEQADCWINRLPLTSDPSAANCIIYSRGEELFCKVTTEVRAGRKLLASLSLRPPSSSSSSSSLAAQLSPPLQPAVKEEPLYPAALRSDIQLLPQQAGMAAILATAVVNKDIFPCKDCGIWYRSERNLQAHLMYYCASRQKQPAAASSPPQDKPKESYPNERICPFPQCNKSCPSASSLEIHMRTHSGERPFVCLICLSAFTTKANCERHLKVHTDTLNGVCHGCGFVSTTRDILYSHLVTSHMVCQPGSRSEVYSPGPGLPKLPLSTGLSPGDSGVVLKCQVCGHNSDSPAQLQQHVRTHLEVRVPAERSPTPRQSTPLSAEQPQLSPHEREPLACVPKPDSSSPGANGGSATPRDFSSPDAQTSELKIKEEPQSESETEEQQMEMKEDGEEEGVAGEDPDQEVRKTTKEEPTMNSSCQTPNSPKSPPNPTVKAEPTSPTPGSSPAHVGETSSGVAGGSIFLPQYMFNPEAAILPQASEILAKMSEMVHSRLKQGQAVVQSNPAAFFTSGPTAAAAASTATPPQKGATCFECDITFNNINNYYAHKRLYCSSRHQGEGPSSASGSGVSAPAASGGLPSSSPQIGASSRAASVSPTNSEPPAGTGVAESKRLVEVKTETPAGKEGVSSSSEGESGGGGRASEGSQSPASGSTEDMEDDPNKTFCEACNIRFSRHDNYTIHKRFYCASRHDPSNQRATHMSKSSNTAAFLPQPIRTRKRKKMYEIHMARTEALANAAAAATTSAASAPSPSVLGLVVKQEVSPGGAGGSSPEGDGPIDLSKRPRLRETPRHNSGGGILPALPLTDYHKCTACSISFNSIENYLAHKTYYCPATTLQPHTLEQLHRLKRSASTSPKSRPQQERLDLLHPAEAKALPAEWVAQGQGGSPSPRPSALPASGAASPSHATLAATPGAGAKGAAASSSLAVCPYCPNRPITCDLVEHFKTTHGLVLTVQPPAETPPRPGRAVSRSPSLSPRDGVTGATTPTNQTKMASRVHRDSVNGQTCSGAASPASPQVNGSPSVGGGSPSSASPLPVSPPRAPSLTVSPVPEALREKVAPVHLPESTASNPIAGPKTAVISPVQNGNSRFCRLCNIKFSSLSTFIAHKKYYCSSHSAEHIKGAL